From Cellulosimicrobium sp. ES-005, one genomic window encodes:
- a CDS encoding DUF3107 domain-containing protein: protein MEVTIGVQNLARELVVDTDLSADAVATAVADALGGAPALELTDSRGRRVIVPTASLGYVEIGTEEQRKVGFGSL from the coding sequence GTGGAAGTCACGATCGGTGTGCAGAACCTGGCCCGTGAGCTCGTCGTCGACACGGACCTGTCCGCCGACGCCGTGGCGACCGCCGTCGCGGACGCCCTCGGCGGCGCCCCCGCCCTCGAGCTCACCGACTCGCGCGGTCGTCGCGTGATCGTCCCGACGGCGTCGCTCGGCTACGTCGAGATCGGCACCGAGGAGCAGCGCAAGGTCGGTTTCGGCTCTCTCTGA